One part of the Dyadobacter sp. 676 genome encodes these proteins:
- a CDS encoding four helix bundle protein codes for MIEWGVDTHFLAHTINMVDDKKDFVSQLQGRTKQFVLRSIRVFKALPPTEEARIVGKQFLRSASSVGANYRAVCRARSQNEFFAKMSITVEEADESLFWMEIMSEAGILPSEKLKALMEEAEELIKILSKARKNAR; via the coding sequence ATGATTGAATGGGGCGTTGATACTCATTTCTTGGCACACACTATAAATATGGTTGATGATAAAAAGGATTTTGTTTCTCAGTTACAGGGTCGCACTAAGCAGTTTGTATTGAGAAGTATTAGAGTCTTTAAAGCATTGCCACCGACGGAGGAGGCACGTATTGTCGGAAAGCAATTTCTACGATCGGCGTCGTCTGTTGGAGCGAATTACAGAGCTGTGTGCCGAGCGAGGAGTCAGAATGAGTTTTTTGCGAAAATGAGCATAACGGTTGAAGAGGCAGATGAGTCACTCTTCTGGATGGAGATAATGTCCGAAGCAGGTATTCTACCCTCCGAAAAGCTAAAAGCTCTGATGGAAGAAGCAGAAGAGCTCATCAAAATCCTGTCCAAGGCCCGGAAAAACGCCCGATGA